Proteins encoded within one genomic window of Bdellovibrionales bacterium:
- a CDS encoding divalent-cation tolerance protein CutA: protein MSAYMGYITFKDQNEAQTLCRSMVEKRLIACANIHAPHTAIYNWENSLHTDTEVSATLKTTKDRLKSVEDFVVQNHSYTTPCLVFWPIEEGTDNFLEWIYTQTHD, encoded by the coding sequence ATGTCTGCATACATGGGATACATTACTTTTAAGGACCAAAACGAAGCCCAAACTCTTTGTCGATCCATGGTCGAAAAGCGCCTCATCGCCTGCGCTAACATCCATGCGCCTCATACTGCGATTTATAACTGGGAAAATTCATTGCACACTGACACTGAGGTCTCGGCCACCCTCAAAACCACAAAAGATCGCCTGAAATCAGTGGAAGATTTTGTTGTCCAAAATCATAGCTACACGACACCGTGCTTGGTGTTTTGGCCAATTGAAGAAGGCACTGACAACTTCCTCGAATGGATATATACACAAACCCATGACTAA
- a CDS encoding carboxy terminal-processing peptidase: MNFIKQVSLLIVLPLIVGTAHAQNFALGGPMQSMKLTCNNVKDIQRGFLLAHVIYNELTPTLEAHTVDRYIDYLDGSKIIFTKGDVETIQKEMKGIFTDLEKRDCKKLQAVQKLYSKRLEDRAAFAKATLNKDFKFDKKTRLVIDAKKRSYSANDKELKELQKKYLNFQVSNYLLSDEKLPDAVEKVKRSYDRIAKKLKDIKEEDMLTNYLNAFGRGLDAHTSYFSADMLEDFEISMRLSLQGIGATLTQEDGFTTVEALVKGGAADRSGLVLEKDKIIGVSQVDENGKVSPMDEVIEWDLRDVVAKIRGNKGTKVRLKIMRKKDGKPETLFVTLTRDEVKLEDEAAQISYLEKNVNGVNRKVGVINLPSFYADSRRGGRSCAEDVAKLIEEAKKQKVDSMVLDLSQNGGGSLSDAVDLAGLFFGTGNVVMQSSRSPEVKPLPLKDVEPKVNWSGPLVILTSRFSASASEIVAGALKDYGRAVVVGSDHTFGKGTVQQVIQLATGLGALKVTIGMFFTPSGFSTQHRGVASHIVFPSEFDGDDDEIGEKTLEYSLPPKQIDSFLSPQAYVTTGEGKWDKVDDKVVSTLKKRSEERVASSPEFAEIKKKVEKRKKDTKEIVLEDSFNDLKEKKDESDKKKKFSEAEKKAEYFKRADVSEAVNIAVDFVDIKSKVPLKVIAQSSNTASDNRGIQSEKKPVQHEN; this comes from the coding sequence ATGAATTTCATCAAACAAGTATCCCTACTGATTGTGCTTCCATTGATAGTGGGCACGGCTCATGCGCAAAATTTTGCGTTGGGCGGTCCAATGCAATCAATGAAGCTCACGTGTAACAACGTGAAGGACATTCAGCGTGGATTTCTTTTGGCTCACGTTATTTACAACGAATTGACCCCCACATTGGAGGCTCATACCGTTGATCGTTATATCGATTATTTGGACGGGTCGAAGATCATTTTCACAAAAGGGGATGTTGAAACGATTCAAAAAGAAATGAAGGGGATTTTTACGGATCTCGAAAAGCGAGATTGCAAAAAGCTTCAAGCGGTTCAGAAGTTGTACTCGAAGCGTTTAGAAGACCGTGCCGCTTTCGCGAAGGCGACCTTAAATAAAGATTTTAAATTCGACAAAAAAACTCGTCTGGTGATCGATGCTAAAAAACGCAGCTATTCCGCCAACGACAAAGAGTTGAAGGAGCTTCAAAAGAAGTACTTAAACTTCCAAGTTTCAAACTATTTGTTATCGGATGAAAAGCTTCCCGATGCGGTTGAAAAGGTCAAGCGAAGCTATGACCGAATCGCGAAAAAGTTAAAAGACATTAAAGAAGAAGACATGTTGACCAACTATTTGAATGCTTTTGGTCGCGGTCTTGATGCGCACACGTCTTATTTTTCTGCAGATATGCTCGAGGACTTCGAAATCTCTATGCGTTTATCTCTCCAAGGGATCGGCGCGACTCTCACGCAAGAGGATGGCTTTACAACAGTAGAGGCCCTCGTTAAGGGTGGAGCTGCAGATCGTTCTGGTCTTGTTCTCGAAAAAGATAAAATTATCGGTGTTTCTCAAGTGGACGAAAACGGTAAAGTGAGCCCTATGGACGAAGTGATCGAATGGGATCTTCGTGATGTTGTGGCTAAAATTCGCGGAAATAAAGGAACTAAAGTTCGTTTAAAAATCATGCGTAAAAAAGACGGGAAGCCTGAGACGCTTTTCGTAACGCTCACTCGTGACGAAGTGAAGCTCGAGGACGAAGCCGCTCAGATCTCTTATCTTGAGAAGAATGTGAACGGTGTCAATCGTAAGGTGGGTGTGATTAATCTTCCGTCGTTCTACGCCGACTCCCGTCGTGGTGGTCGCTCTTGCGCTGAAGACGTTGCCAAGTTGATCGAAGAAGCTAAAAAGCAAAAAGTCGACTCTATGGTTTTAGACCTTTCGCAAAACGGGGGCGGTAGCCTCAGTGATGCTGTGGATCTCGCCGGTCTCTTTTTTGGAACTGGAAACGTCGTGATGCAATCATCGCGCTCTCCAGAAGTAAAACCCCTTCCTTTAAAAGACGTGGAGCCTAAAGTGAATTGGTCAGGTCCTCTCGTGATCCTGACGAGCCGTTTTAGTGCCAGTGCCTCAGAGATCGTCGCCGGTGCGCTGAAAGATTACGGCCGCGCGGTGGTGGTCGGTTCTGATCACACCTTTGGTAAAGGGACCGTTCAACAGGTGATTCAATTGGCGACAGGTCTTGGTGCTTTAAAAGTGACCATAGGTATGTTCTTTACGCCGAGCGGTTTTTCCACCCAGCATAGAGGGGTGGCTTCTCACATTGTTTTCCCGAGCGAATTCGACGGGGATGATGATGAAATCGGAGAGAAGACTCTGGAGTACTCTCTTCCTCCAAAACAGATCGACTCCTTCCTTTCTCCTCAAGCGTACGTGACCACGGGCGAAGGAAAATGGGATAAAGTGGACGATAAAGTTGTATCGACTTTAAAGAAGCGCTCGGAAGAGCGAGTGGCCTCAAGCCCAGAGTTCGCCGAAATTAAGAAAAAAGTAGAGAAGCGTAAGAAAGATACAAAAGAGATCGTACTTGAGGACTCTTTCAATGACCTTAAAGAGAAAAAAGACGAGAGCGATAAAAAGAAGAAGTTTTCGGAAGCTGAAAAAAAGGCCGAATACTTTAAGCGCGCTGATGTCAGCGAAGCGGTCAATATCGCCGTCGACTTTGTTGATATTAAGAGCAAAGTTCCACTGAAAGTTATTGCTCAAAGCAGCAATACGGCCTCAGATAATCGTGGAATTCAGTCGGAGAAAAAACCAGTCCAACACGAGAACTAA
- a CDS encoding alpha-ketoacid dehydrogenase subunit beta has translation MANMAQAIRMALHFAETHLELKDVFGQDVGEPLGGVFTATQGVECAWNTPLDERGIIGAAMGIAFAGERCVAEIQFCDYIFNTIDLLKFAGNTSWCTNGNYNLPMTVMTPVGAGIRGSVYHSHSFDAWATRLPGWKVVMPSNPKDAYGLLLAAIKDPNPVLFLKPKALMRVRGADLIPGEPEDEKQLKSMIDAPLGDRSRWKAKWPPVEDFTVEIGKGKIVQEGSDVTIVTYGRHVLMAEDAVKKVSDRYSVEIIDLRSLYPYDWSMIKDSVLKTRRVIFLNEDTEVTNFGEHLAYRATQELFYHLYAAPVVLAGKNLPGIGLHPVFEENSVPQEHDIVAAIEELMATEP, from the coding sequence ATGGCTAATATGGCTCAAGCCATTCGCATGGCCCTCCATTTTGCAGAAACCCACCTCGAATTAAAAGACGTGTTCGGCCAAGATGTGGGAGAACCTTTAGGCGGTGTTTTTACCGCCACCCAAGGCGTGGAGTGTGCGTGGAATACTCCTTTGGATGAGCGTGGAATTATCGGTGCCGCTATGGGAATCGCCTTCGCTGGCGAACGTTGCGTGGCCGAGATCCAATTTTGTGACTATATTTTTAATACGATCGATCTTTTAAAATTCGCCGGCAACACCTCTTGGTGCACTAACGGCAATTACAATCTACCAATGACGGTGATGACTCCAGTGGGCGCGGGAATCCGCGGCTCGGTTTATCACAGTCATAGTTTTGATGCGTGGGCCACGCGCCTTCCGGGATGGAAGGTAGTTATGCCTTCGAATCCGAAAGACGCTTACGGGTTACTTCTCGCCGCGATTAAAGATCCCAATCCAGTTCTGTTCTTAAAGCCGAAAGCTTTGATGCGCGTTCGGGGCGCGGATTTGATTCCGGGAGAGCCTGAGGACGAGAAGCAATTAAAATCGATGATCGACGCTCCACTCGGTGATCGCTCGCGCTGGAAAGCCAAGTGGCCACCAGTGGAAGATTTTACCGTTGAGATCGGCAAAGGGAAAATCGTTCAAGAGGGAAGTGATGTGACCATCGTCACTTACGGTCGCCATGTCCTCATGGCCGAAGATGCGGTGAAAAAGGTGAGCGATCGCTATTCCGTAGAAATCATCGACCTGCGTTCGCTTTATCCTTATGACTGGTCGATGATTAAAGATTCTGTTTTAAAAACTCGCCGTGTGATTTTCCTCAATGAAGATACGGAAGTAACCAACTTTGGAGAGCATTTGGCCTATAGAGCCACACAAGAGCTGTTCTATCACCTTTATGCGGCTCCTGTAGTTCTCGCGGGCAAAAACCTGCCGGGCATTGGTCTTCATCCGGTCTTCGAAGAAAACTCCGTTCCTCAAGAGCACGATATCGTCGCGGCGATTGAAGAGTTGATGGCCACGGAGCCTTAG
- a CDS encoding thiamine pyrophosphate-dependent dehydrogenase E1 component subunit alpha produces MAAKSSKKSAKTASSKSSLSLPKDLMLRIYDLMVRSRILEERMIQVYRRGDAFFWIGAPGEEAFGVALGLLANKGQGPEYDYMHLHYRCTPTLLAMGMSEEDALRLIMNRATDVSTGGRNFSNHYCYPQWNVLPVSSPIEIQYSIAIGTAISQKRHGKGVSIITGGDAGTAEGDFASALIWSSRPASPLPMYMTVQNNRWGISTDFASQHGEKYVADRGKAFGIRTGVYNGNDPVEAYLAIKNDLDYIRKTGKPVLSEFMVSRLYGHSSASGANRSANEPCCIELFEKKLIDAKVITAAECKKNREEHFERIREITDRVREEPQPTAETLWEHTYKNSENADWRKF; encoded by the coding sequence ATGGCCGCAAAATCTTCTAAAAAATCCGCAAAAACAGCGTCTTCAAAATCCTCTTTAAGTCTCCCTAAAGATCTTATGCTTCGCATTTACGACTTAATGGTGCGTTCACGCATTCTCGAAGAACGCATGATTCAAGTGTATCGTCGTGGCGACGCTTTCTTTTGGATTGGTGCTCCCGGGGAAGAAGCCTTTGGGGTGGCCCTCGGCCTTCTGGCCAACAAAGGTCAAGGTCCCGAGTATGATTATATGCATCTTCACTATCGTTGCACTCCTACGTTGTTAGCCATGGGAATGAGCGAAGAGGACGCGCTCCGTTTGATCATGAATCGAGCGACCGATGTCAGCACCGGTGGGCGAAATTTCTCCAATCACTACTGCTATCCGCAGTGGAATGTTCTCCCGGTGTCTTCTCCTATTGAAATTCAATACTCGATTGCGATTGGAACAGCCATCTCGCAAAAACGTCACGGTAAGGGTGTTAGCATCATCACTGGTGGCGATGCCGGAACGGCCGAGGGGGATTTCGCCAGCGCTTTGATTTGGTCGAGCCGCCCAGCCTCTCCGCTTCCGATGTACATGACCGTGCAAAACAACCGCTGGGGAATCTCTACCGATTTCGCCAGTCAGCACGGTGAAAAGTATGTGGCGGATCGTGGGAAAGCATTTGGAATTCGCACCGGCGTTTACAATGGAAACGACCCCGTTGAGGCGTACCTCGCGATTAAAAATGATCTCGATTACATTCGCAAGACAGGGAAGCCCGTGCTTTCCGAATTTATGGTGTCTCGTCTTTACGGACACTCCTCAGCTTCGGGAGCGAACCGCTCAGCCAATGAACCTTGCTGTATCGAGCTTTTCGAAAAGAAATTGATCGATGCGAAGGTGATCACCGCGGCGGAATGTAAAAAAAATCGTGAAGAGCACTTTGAGCGAATTCGGGAAATTACCGATCGTGTGCGCGAAGAGCCGCAACCGACCGCAGAGACCCTTTGGGAACACACTTATAAAAATAGTGAAAACGCCGATTGGAGGAAGTTCTAA
- a CDS encoding RecQ family ATP-dependent DNA helicase, with protein MNIKAILNSQFGYDEFRGSQAQVIESVLKNQSVLAVMPTGQGKSLCFQLPSVILPGLTLVISPLIALMKDQVDQARDHGLKAAFINSSQKGDERDRVLQKVASGDITLLYVTPERFRKKDFLDVLAGLKVSLFVVDEAHCISEWGHDFRPDFTRLGDYREQLGNPVTLAVTATATQSVQKDILQQLRLPAETVVVNDDIDRPNLSISCLDLHGIESKIRAFIGLHHQYPGSKIVYFSLITSLENFSRELRKLNIPHRVYHGQLPPPVRKRHQQEFLSDAQGIMLATPAFGLGINKPDVRAVIHGEIPGSIEAFYQEVGRAGRDGQPAQGILLYDEDDVTIQMDFLKWANPEPEFVRSVYHLLANNPERVKAEGLDFMRQQLHFYHSRDYRLETALNLLERNGNILGGRPNDGAMEDWTVIEPPQGEWMDVEYHDKRLKGQQRKLLQMVQLTRAEDMKSDILKYFAKDDLLSPPGAGLL; from the coding sequence ATGAATATTAAAGCAATTCTAAATTCCCAGTTTGGCTATGATGAGTTTCGCGGGAGCCAAGCCCAAGTGATCGAATCTGTGCTTAAAAACCAGTCGGTTTTGGCGGTTATGCCCACGGGGCAGGGGAAGAGTTTGTGCTTTCAATTGCCCTCCGTGATTTTGCCGGGGCTGACCTTGGTGATTTCACCACTCATTGCGTTAATGAAGGATCAGGTCGATCAGGCGCGAGATCATGGCTTAAAGGCGGCCTTTATCAATTCCTCCCAAAAAGGGGATGAGCGCGATCGGGTCCTTCAGAAAGTGGCCTCGGGGGACATCACACTCCTTTATGTGACGCCGGAGCGTTTTCGAAAAAAAGATTTTCTGGACGTCTTGGCCGGTCTTAAAGTTTCCTTATTTGTGGTCGACGAAGCCCATTGTATTTCGGAGTGGGGGCATGATTTTAGACCCGATTTTACACGGTTGGGGGACTACCGCGAGCAGCTGGGAAATCCCGTGACTCTCGCCGTAACGGCCACGGCCACTCAAAGTGTGCAGAAAGATATTTTACAGCAGTTGCGCCTTCCGGCGGAGACGGTGGTGGTGAATGACGATATCGATCGTCCGAACTTATCGATCTCTTGTTTGGATCTGCACGGGATCGAATCCAAGATTCGCGCCTTTATCGGTCTCCATCATCAATATCCCGGGTCCAAAATCGTTTATTTTTCCTTAATCACCAGTCTCGAAAATTTTTCACGGGAGCTGCGAAAGCTTAACATTCCTCACCGGGTTTATCATGGGCAGTTGCCGCCCCCTGTGCGAAAGCGGCACCAGCAGGAATTTCTCTCCGACGCACAGGGGATTATGCTGGCGACCCCAGCGTTTGGTTTAGGAATTAATAAGCCGGATGTGCGCGCGGTGATCCACGGAGAAATCCCCGGGTCCATCGAAGCATTTTATCAAGAGGTGGGGCGAGCGGGACGCGATGGGCAACCCGCCCAGGGAATTTTGTTGTACGACGAGGATGACGTGACCATCCAAATGGATTTTTTAAAGTGGGCCAATCCCGAGCCCGAATTTGTTCGAAGCGTTTATCATTTGCTGGCGAACAATCCCGAACGCGTCAAAGCTGAGGGCTTAGATTTTATGCGCCAGCAGCTGCATTTTTATCATTCGCGCGATTACCGTCTAGAAACCGCACTGAATCTCCTGGAGAGAAATGGAAATATTCTGGGGGGTCGCCCCAACGATGGGGCTATGGAAGATTGGACAGTGATCGAGCCTCCGCAGGGAGAATGGATGGACGTGGAGTATCATGACAAACGCCTTAAGGGCCAACAGAGAAAGCTATTACAGATGGTTCAATTGACCCGCGCCGAGGATATGAAGTCCGACATATTAAAATACTTCGCTAAGGATGATTTGCTTTCGCCACCAGGGGCGGGATTGCTATGA
- the pyrE gene encoding orotate phosphoribosyltransferase, which yields MTKTELAQSIYKVSHLTGEFKLRSGKVSKEYFDKYQFESRPEILTDIVDFMTPLVPKGTELLGALEMGGIPLATVVSLRARIPVVFLRKSAKSYGTCKFAEGPDVKGKKICLIEDVITTGGQVVATTKMLRDAGAIVTSVVCVIDRSEGDTQALKDAGLKMKSVLTMAEIKEAVGEQIEQAEKQAKKTKKSTPAPK from the coding sequence ATGACTAAAACGGAACTGGCTCAAAGTATTTACAAGGTGTCTCATCTTACCGGTGAATTCAAACTTCGCTCTGGAAAAGTTTCGAAAGAATACTTTGATAAATACCAGTTTGAATCTCGTCCCGAAATATTAACCGATATCGTCGACTTTATGACTCCCCTAGTTCCGAAGGGAACAGAACTGTTAGGCGCTCTCGAAATGGGGGGAATTCCTCTCGCCACAGTGGTCTCTCTCCGCGCACGGATTCCCGTCGTTTTTTTAAGGAAAAGTGCAAAAAGTTATGGGACTTGTAAATTCGCAGAAGGCCCTGATGTTAAAGGTAAAAAAATCTGTCTGATAGAAGATGTCATCACAACCGGTGGACAAGTTGTGGCCACAACAAAAATGCTTCGCGATGCGGGCGCTATTGTGACTAGTGTTGTTTGTGTTATTGATCGCAGCGAGGGCGACACTCAAGCCTTAAAGGACGCCGGTCTAAAGATGAAGTCCGTCCTCACTATGGCGGAAATCAAAGAGGCCGTCGGTGAACAGATCGAACAGGCCGAAAAGCAAGCCAAGAAAACGAAAAAATCAACTCCAGCTCCAAAGTAA
- the fusA gene encoding elongation factor G produces the protein MASKKWNLEAVRNIGISAHIDSGKTTLTERILFYTGKIHAIHDVRGKDGVGAKMDSMELERERGITIQSAATNVFWHNTQINIIDTPGHVDFTIEVERSLRVLDGAILVLCGVAGVQSQSITVDRQMRRYNVPRVAFVNKLDRSGANPFRVTQQLREKLGHNSVMVQIPIGIEDTLEGVVDLVKMKAYTFHGDNGEDIREADIPADMQDQANEYREKLVDAATMFDDELAEKYLEGAEIPEAMLKRAIRKGCLTMQMTPVFCGSAYKNRGVQKLLDGVEDYLPNPTEVKNTGLDLDKDEAPVDVVSDPSKPLVAYAFKLDDGRYGQLTYMRIYQGTMRKGEFIVNTTDQKKVKVPRIVKMHSNEMEDIEQAYGGDIVALFGVDCATGDTFTDGSVNYAMTSMHVPNAVISLAISPKDKAGANNFSKALQKFRKEDPTFRVHRDEESGETIISGMGELHLEVYVERMKREFQCEVVTGKPQVAYRETIGREAAYDYTHKKQTGGSGQFAKVVGKIRPFTPEGDETYRFNNNVVGGRIPKEFIPACDKGFSEQLAKGPLIGFPIVNVEVDLDDGAYHDVDSSEMAFRICAMAAMRQAYEKAAPTALEPIMKVEVSAPEEFQGSVMGQVNQRRGMIQGTSTQDAFVVITAEVPLSEMFGYSTDLRSATQGKGEFTMEFAKYAPVPRAIQDELAKKYQEQRAADLKNR, from the coding sequence ATGGCTAGTAAAAAATGGAACTTAGAAGCTGTTCGTAACATTGGGATTTCGGCTCACATCGATTCCGGTAAAACCACTCTCACAGAGCGTATTCTCTTCTACACAGGAAAGATTCACGCCATCCATGATGTTCGCGGTAAAGACGGCGTCGGCGCAAAGATGGATTCCATGGAGCTCGAAAGAGAGCGCGGAATTACCATTCAATCTGCAGCGACCAACGTCTTCTGGCATAACACTCAGATCAACATCATCGATACTCCCGGGCACGTGGATTTCACGATCGAAGTGGAGCGCTCTCTTCGCGTTCTCGACGGTGCGATTCTCGTTCTTTGCGGCGTGGCTGGAGTTCAATCTCAATCCATCACTGTGGATCGCCAAATGCGTCGTTACAACGTTCCTCGTGTGGCCTTCGTCAACAAACTGGATCGCTCTGGAGCTAACCCGTTCCGCGTGACTCAACAATTGCGCGAAAAACTCGGTCACAACTCCGTAATGGTGCAAATCCCCATCGGCATCGAAGACACTCTTGAAGGCGTTGTCGATCTCGTCAAAATGAAAGCCTACACTTTCCACGGTGATAACGGTGAAGACATTCGCGAGGCCGACATTCCTGCGGACATGCAAGATCAGGCGAACGAGTATCGCGAAAAGCTGGTCGACGCCGCAACGATGTTTGACGACGAATTGGCCGAAAAATACCTGGAAGGTGCGGAAATTCCAGAGGCCATGCTTAAGCGAGCGATCCGTAAAGGTTGCTTGACGATGCAAATGACTCCCGTTTTCTGCGGCTCCGCTTACAAAAACCGTGGCGTTCAAAAACTTCTTGATGGAGTTGAGGACTATTTACCAAATCCGACAGAAGTCAAAAACACAGGTCTAGACCTCGATAAAGACGAAGCTCCTGTGGATGTGGTTTCTGATCCTTCGAAGCCATTGGTCGCTTATGCCTTTAAACTGGATGATGGCCGATATGGTCAGCTCACTTACATGCGTATTTACCAGGGAACGATGAGAAAAGGTGAATTCATCGTCAACACCACAGACCAAAAGAAAGTGAAAGTTCCGCGCATCGTTAAAATGCACTCTAACGAGATGGAAGATATTGAACAGGCTTACGGTGGCGATATCGTAGCTCTCTTTGGTGTGGATTGCGCCACGGGCGACACATTTACTGATGGTAGCGTGAACTACGCGATGACTTCAATGCACGTTCCAAACGCGGTGATTTCTTTGGCGATTTCTCCAAAAGATAAAGCCGGCGCGAACAACTTCTCTAAAGCTTTACAAAAATTCCGTAAGGAAGATCCTACATTCCGCGTTCACCGAGACGAAGAGTCTGGCGAAACTATCATTTCCGGAATGGGCGAACTTCACTTGGAAGTTTACGTGGAGCGTATGAAGCGGGAATTTCAATGTGAAGTTGTGACTGGTAAACCACAGGTGGCGTATCGTGAGACGATCGGTCGCGAAGCGGCTTATGATTACACTCACAAGAAGCAAACTGGGGGCTCGGGACAATTCGCGAAAGTGGTCGGAAAAATTCGTCCATTCACTCCGGAAGGCGACGAAACGTATCGCTTCAACAACAACGTTGTTGGGGGACGTATTCCTAAAGAATTTATTCCTGCCTGTGATAAAGGGTTCTCCGAGCAATTGGCAAAAGGTCCATTGATCGGTTTCCCTATCGTTAACGTGGAAGTGGATTTGGATGACGGAGCTTACCATGATGTGGATTCATCAGAGATGGCCTTCCGTATTTGCGCCATGGCCGCTATGAGACAAGCTTACGAAAAAGCAGCTCCAACAGCTCTTGAGCCGATCATGAAGGTGGAAGTTTCTGCTCCGGAAGAGTTCCAAGGAAGCGTGATGGGTCAAGTGAACCAACGCCGTGGTATGATTCAAGGGACAAGCACTCAAGACGCATTTGTGGTTATCACCGCTGAAGTGCCGCTCTCTGAGATGTTCGGATATTCGACCGATCTTCGCTCGGCCACTCAAGGTAAAGGGGAATTCACTATGGAATTCGCAAAGTACGCTCCAGTACCTCGCGCAATCCAAGATGAACTCGCTAAAAAGTACCAAGAGCAAAGAGCTGCAGATCTTAAAAATAGATAA
- a CDS encoding class I SAM-dependent methyltransferase gives MSRPQKFPATFDKYDYYSRAVQSPKNDVQFFKKVFRDLKKKKPKTMREDFCGTFELSRAWVRSGPEMEAVGVDLDLEPISYGLKGFKEMTVDQQRRLDILNKNVLDKNLPTADLVAAMNFSHYIFKDRKVMLEYFKNCYRGVNKGGLFILDCFGGSESYEPNEERTQHEGFVYYWDQDSFDPVTNEGQFYIHFKVKGYKKKFKKVFSYDWRLWSIPELRDILDEAGFKKTHIYWEGTTKTGEGDGNFNRVTEGEYCESWIAYIACEK, from the coding sequence ATGAGTCGTCCGCAAAAATTCCCCGCTACTTTTGATAAATACGATTACTACAGCCGTGCTGTTCAATCTCCTAAGAACGATGTGCAGTTCTTTAAAAAGGTTTTTCGAGATTTAAAAAAGAAAAAGCCAAAAACTATGCGTGAAGACTTTTGTGGAACTTTTGAGCTGAGCCGTGCATGGGTGCGAAGTGGTCCAGAAATGGAAGCGGTCGGGGTGGATCTGGATCTCGAGCCGATCAGTTATGGCCTTAAAGGTTTTAAAGAAATGACGGTGGACCAACAGCGTCGGTTAGATATTTTAAACAAAAATGTTCTCGATAAAAATCTGCCGACTGCGGATCTTGTCGCAGCGATGAATTTTTCACATTATATCTTCAAAGATCGTAAAGTGATGCTCGAGTATTTTAAAAACTGTTACCGCGGAGTGAATAAAGGTGGTTTATTTATTCTCGATTGTTTTGGCGGTAGTGAGAGCTACGAGCCCAACGAAGAGCGCACTCAGCACGAAGGATTTGTTTACTATTGGGATCAGGACTCTTTTGATCCTGTCACCAACGAAGGCCAATTCTACATTCACTTTAAAGTGAAAGGTTATAAAAAGAAATTTAAGAAAGTCTTTTCCTATGACTGGCGCTTATGGTCCATTCCTGAGCTTCGCGACATTCTCGACGAGGCCGGTTTTAAAAAGACCCATATTTATTGGGAAGGTACTACCAAAACCGGTGAAGGTGATGGCAACTTTAATCGCGTGACCGAGGGCGAGTACTGCGAGTCGTGGATTGCTTACATTGCTTGCGAAAAATAA
- a CDS encoding CNNM domain-containing protein, with protein MILFIITVFGTVFGSFLFSILEAVILSVSPTFIEVEAQNGKPYARKLQALIKDIDRPLAAILTMNTITNTLGSFAIGILAMNLWGDIYVGIISVALAMVILIFCEIFPKTIGATHWRGLAPFAGYIIPFLAIVAYPIVKFSEIISLIVGVGQKHKFTREKMIVSAEIGASHGTIKKKESAIIKNLLMLDNMFAHDIMTPRSVMMTLQWDKLISDAYRENPTLRYSRIPVYSKDLDTIEGFIHRYKILEAVSRDKDNVPIKDLILPIHSVPETITVSAVLDQLIHRNEHIFVVVNDYGSTVGLVTLEDAIETLLGVEIVDEFDTVVDLRQYALEQWKKRKRERVYLNV; from the coding sequence ATGATTTTATTTATCATCACTGTGTTTGGCACTGTGTTCGGCTCTTTTTTATTCTCGATCCTTGAAGCTGTGATTCTCAGTGTGAGTCCCACTTTTATCGAAGTGGAAGCCCAAAACGGAAAGCCTTACGCGCGGAAGCTTCAGGCCTTGATCAAGGATATTGACCGCCCGCTGGCGGCGATCCTCACCATGAACACAATCACAAATACCTTGGGATCTTTTGCCATCGGGATTTTAGCGATGAATCTTTGGGGGGATATTTACGTCGGAATTATCTCGGTTGCGCTCGCAATGGTCATTCTTATCTTTTGCGAAATTTTTCCGAAGACCATCGGAGCCACTCATTGGCGAGGACTGGCCCCTTTTGCAGGTTACATCATCCCCTTCCTCGCGATTGTCGCCTATCCCATCGTTAAATTCTCCGAGATTATCTCCCTCATCGTTGGAGTGGGACAAAAACATAAATTCACTCGCGAAAAAATGATTGTCTCGGCGGAGATCGGCGCCTCGCACGGCACGATTAAGAAAAAAGAATCCGCAATTATCAAAAATCTGTTGATGCTCGATAATATGTTTGCCCATGACATCATGACTCCTCGATCCGTCATGATGACTTTACAGTGGGACAAACTGATCAGCGATGCTTATCGCGAAAACCCCACTCTTCGCTATTCACGCATACCGGTTTACAGTAAAGATCTCGATACGATCGAGGGGTTTATTCACCGCTATAAAATCCTCGAGGCTGTTTCTCGCGATAAAGATAATGTCCCCATCAAAGACTTAATTTTACCGATCCACTCTGTACCTGAGACCATCACGGTTTCGGCAGTCTTAGATCAACTCATTCATCGCAATGAGCATATTTTTGTGGTTGTGAACGATTATGGATCCACAGTGGGCCTCGTCACTTTGGAAGACGCCATCGAAACTCTTTTGGGAGTGGAAATCGTTGACGAATTTGATACTGTTGTAGATCTTCGCCAATATGCTTTAGAACAATGGAAAAAGCGTAAACGCGAAAGAGTCTATTTGAATGTATAA